In Escherichia ruysiae, a genomic segment contains:
- the gltP gene encoding glutamate/aspartate:proton symporter GltP — translation MKNIKFSLAWQILFAMVLGILLGSYLHYHSDSREWLVVNLLSPAGDIFIHLIKMIVVPIVISTLVVGIAGVGDAKQLGRIGAKTIIYFEVITTVAIILGITLANVFQPGAGVDMSQLATVDISKYQSTTEAVQSSSHGIMGTILSLVPTNIVASMAKGEMLPIIFFSVLFGLGLSSLPATHREPLVTVFRSISETMFKVTHMVMRYAPVGVFALIAVTVANFGFSSLWPLAKLVLLVHFAILFFALVVLGIVARLCGLSVWILIRILKDELILAYSTASSESVLPRIIEKMEAYGAPASITSFVVPTGYSFNLDGSTLYQSIAAIFIAQLYGIDLSIWQEIILVLTLMVTSKGIAGVPGVSFVVLLATLGSVGIPLEGLAFIAGVDRILDMARTALNVVGNALAVLVIAKWEHKFDRKKAMAYEREVLGKFDKTADQ, via the coding sequence ATGAAAAATATAAAATTCAGCCTGGCCTGGCAGATTCTGTTTGCTATGGTGCTGGGCATTCTCCTGGGAAGCTACCTGCACTACCATAGCGACAGTCGCGAATGGCTGGTCGTCAATTTGCTCTCTCCGGCGGGTGATATCTTCATCCACCTGATCAAAATGATTGTTGTGCCGATTGTGATCTCCACGCTGGTGGTAGGTATCGCGGGTGTTGGTGATGCCAAACAGCTTGGGCGTATTGGCGCGAAAACCATTATCTACTTTGAAGTGATCACCACCGTCGCCATCATTCTGGGGATCACTCTGGCAAACGTCTTCCAGCCCGGTGCCGGGGTGGATATGTCGCAGCTGGCGACCGTCGATATCTCGAAATATCAGAGCACTACGGAAGCGGTACAAAGCAGTTCCCACGGCATTATGGGCACGATTTTGTCGCTGGTGCCGACGAACATTGTGGCGTCGATGGCGAAAGGCGAAATGCTGCCGATCATCTTCTTCTCGGTGCTGTTTGGTCTGGGGCTTTCCTCCCTGCCCGCGACGCATCGTGAACCGCTGGTGACCGTGTTCCGCTCCATCTCTGAAACCATGTTTAAAGTGACTCACATGGTGATGCGTTATGCACCGGTGGGTGTGTTTGCGCTGATTGCGGTGACGGTGGCTAACTTTGGTTTCTCTTCTCTGTGGCCACTGGCGAAACTGGTGCTGCTGGTGCATTTCGCCATTCTGTTCTTCGCGCTGGTAGTGCTGGGAATTGTGGCGCGCCTGTGCGGGTTAAGCGTCTGGATCCTGATTCGTATTCTGAAAGATGAGCTGATTCTGGCGTACTCCACTGCCAGCTCTGAAAGCGTACTGCCGCGAATTATTGAGAAGATGGAAGCCTACGGAGCACCGGCGTCGATCACCAGCTTCGTGGTGCCGACCGGTTACTCCTTTAACCTCGATGGTTCGACGCTGTATCAAAGTATTGCCGCTATCTTTATCGCGCAGTTGTATGGAATTGACCTGTCTATCTGGCAGGAAATCATTCTGGTGCTGACGCTGATGGTGACCTCGAAAGGGATTGCTGGCGTGCCTGGCGTGTCGTTTGTGGTGCTGCTGGCAACGCTGGGTAGTGTCGGTATTCCGCTGGAAGGTCTGGCGTTTATTGCCGGTGTTGACCGTATCCTCGACATGGCGCGTACCGCGCTGAACGTGGTGGGTAATGCGCTGGCTGTGCTGGTGATTGCCAAGTGGGAACACAAATTTGACCGCAAAAAGGCGATGGCTTATGAGCGTGAAGTGCTGGGCAAATTTGATAAAACTGCGGATCAATAA
- the nrfG gene encoding heme lyase NrfEFG subunit NrfG produces the protein MKQPKIPVKMLTILTILMLFLCVGSYLLSPKWQAVRAEYQRQRDPLHQFASQQTPEAQLQVLQDKIRANPQNSEQWALLGEYYLWQNDYSNSLLAYRQALQLRGENAELYAALATVLYYQASQHMTAQTRAMIDKALALDENEITALMLLASDAFMQANYAQAIELWQKVMDLNSPRVNRTQLVESINMAKLLQRRSD, from the coding sequence ATGAAACAGCCCAAAATACCGGTGAAAATGCTGACAATACTCACGATTTTGATGCTATTTCTCTGTGTCGGCAGTTATCTGTTAAGCCCAAAATGGCAGGCGGTACGTGCGGAGTATCAGCGTCAGCGCGATCCGCTACATCAGTTTGCCAGCCAGCAAACCCCGGAAGCGCAGCTTCAGGTATTGCAGGATAAAATCCGCGCTAATCCACAAAACAGCGAACAATGGGCGTTACTGGGCGAGTATTACCTGTGGCAAAACGATTACAGTAATTCGCTGCTGGCATACCGTCAGGCGTTGCAACTACGTGGTGAGAACGCTGAACTGTATGCGGCGCTGGCGACGGTGCTTTATTACCAGGCCAGCCAGCATATGACCGCCCAGACTCGCGCAATGATCGACAAAGCCCTCGCGCTGGACGAAAACGAAATTACCGCCCTGATGCTGCTGGCTTCCGATGCTTTTATGCAGGCGAATTACGCGCAGGCCATCGAACTATGGCAAAAAGTGATGGATCTCAATTCACCCAGGGTCAACCGGACACAGTTGGTCGAGTCGATTAATATGGCGAAACTGTTGCAGCGGAGATCGGATTAA
- the nrfF gene encoding heme lyase NrfEFG subunit NrfF → MNKGLLTLLLLFACFARAQVVDTWQFASPQQQEQALSIASQLRCPQCQNQNLLESNAPVAVSMRHQVYSMVAEGKNEVEIIGWMTERYGDFVRYNPPLTGQTLVLWALPVVLLLLMALILWRVRAKR, encoded by the coding sequence ATGAATAAAGGACTTCTCACTTTGCTGCTGCTGTTCGCCTGTTTTGCGCGCGCTCAGGTCGTAGACACCTGGCAATTCGCCAGTCCGCAACAACAGGAACAGGCGTTAAGTATTGCCAGTCAGTTACGCTGTCCGCAGTGCCAAAATCAGAACTTACTGGAATCCAACGCGCCGGTGGCGGTCAGTATGCGTCATCAGGTTTACAGCATGGTGGCGGAGGGGAAGAACGAAGTCGAAATCATTGGCTGGATGACCGAACGCTACGGAGATTTTGTTCGCTATAACCCACCGTTAACGGGTCAGACGCTGGTGTTGTGGGCGCTGCCTGTGGTGTTGTTACTGCTGATGGCACTGATCCTCTGGCGAGTGAGGGCGAAGCGATGA
- a CDS encoding heme lyase CcmF/NrfE family subunit: MDVFLPEVGFLALLLSLGVNVLTPLTTFAGVRLRWPAMMRLTSIGILAQFALLLLAFGVLTYCFLISDFSVIYVAQHSYSLLSWELKLAAVWGGHEGSLLLWVLLLSAWSALFAWHYRQQTDPLFPLTLAVLSLMLAALLLFVVLWSDPFVRIFPPAIEGRDLNPMLQHPGLIFHPPLLYLGYGGLMVAASVALASLLRGEFDASSARICWRWALPGWSALTAGIILGSWWAYCELGWGGWWFWDPVENASLLPWLSATALLHSLSLTRQRGIFRHWSLLLAIVTLMLSLLGTLIVRSGILVSVHAFALDNVRAVPLFSLFALISLASLALYGWRARDGGPAVRFSGLSREMLILATLLLFCAVLLIVLVGTLYPMIYGLLGWGRLSVGAPYFNRATLPFGLLMLVVIVLATFVSGKRAQLPALVAHAGVLLFAAGIVVSSVSRQEISLNLQPGQQVTLAGYTFRFERLDLQAKGNYTSEKAIVALFDHQQRIGELTPERRFYEARRQQMMEPSIRWNGIHDWYAVMGEKTGADRYAFRLYVQSGVRWIWGGGLLMIAGALLSGWRGRKRDE; this comes from the coding sequence CTGGACGTATTCCTTCCTGAAGTCGGTTTTCTGGCGTTGTTGTTAAGTCTTGGGGTCAATGTGTTGACCCCGTTGACGACCTTCGCGGGAGTGCGGTTGCGCTGGCCTGCCATGATGCGACTCACCAGCATCGGCATTCTGGCGCAGTTCGCGCTCCTGCTGCTCGCCTTTGGCGTACTGACGTATTGTTTTCTCATCAGCGATTTCTCGGTCATTTATGTCGCCCAACATAGCTATAGCCTGCTGTCGTGGGAACTCAAACTGGCGGCGGTGTGGGGCGGTCATGAAGGTTCGCTGCTGCTTTGGGTGCTGCTGCTTTCCGCCTGGAGCGCGCTGTTTGCCTGGCATTATCGGCAGCAAACCGATCCGTTATTTCCGCTGACGTTAGCCGTTTTATCTCTCATGCTCGCCGCGCTGCTACTGTTTGTAGTGCTGTGGTCCGATCCCTTTGTACGGATATTTCCGCCAGCAATCGAAGGCCGCGATCTCAATCCGATGCTGCAACATCCCGGTCTTATCTTCCATCCGCCGCTGCTCTATCTCGGCTATGGTGGTTTGATGGTGGCGGCGAGTGTGGCGCTGGCGAGTCTACTGCGCGGCGAGTTTGATGCGTCTAGCGCCCGAATTTGCTGGCGCTGGGCACTACCTGGCTGGAGTGCATTAACAGCGGGGATCATCCTCGGTTCCTGGTGGGCCTATTGCGAACTCGGCTGGGGCGGCTGGTGGTTCTGGGATCCGGTGGAAAACGCCTCTTTATTACCCTGGCTTTCTGCCACTGCGCTGCTGCACAGTTTATCCCTGACACGCCAGCGGGGGATTTTCCGCCACTGGTCGCTGTTGCTGGCGATAGTTACTCTGATGCTGTCGCTGCTGGGCACGTTGATTGTCCGTTCCGGCATTCTGGTTTCGGTTCATGCGTTCGCGCTGGATAACGTCCGCGCCGTGCCGTTGTTCAGCCTGTTTGCACTGATTAGCCTTGCGTCTTTGGCTCTGTATGGCTGGCGAGCGCGGGACGGTGGCCCGGCGGTGCGTTTTTCGGGGTTATCGCGGGAAATGTTAATCCTCGCTACGCTGTTGCTGTTTTGCGCAGTGCTACTGATCGTGCTGGTGGGAACGCTTTATCCGATGATTTACGGCCTGCTGGGCTGGGGACGCCTCTCCGTTGGCGCGCCGTATTTTAACCGCGCGACGTTACCGTTTGGTCTGTTGATGCTGGTGGTGATTGTGCTGGCGACGTTTGTCTCTGGCAAACGCGCGCAGCTTCCGGCGCTGGTAGCTCATGCGGGCGTGCTGTTATTTGCCGCCGGGATCGTGGTCTCCAGCGTCAGCCGTCAGGAGATCAGCCTGAATTTACAGCCGGGTCAGCAGGTGACGCTGGCAGGATACACCTTCCGTTTTGAGCGCCTCGATCTACAAGCCAAAGGTAATTACACCAGCGAAAAAGCGATAGTGGCGTTATTTGACCATCAGCAACGCATTGGTGAACTGACACCGGAGCGGCGTTTTTACGAAGCACGTCGTCAGCAAATGATGGAGCCGTCAATTCGCTGGAACGGCATCCATGACTGGTATGCGGTCATGGGTGAAAAAACCGGAGCGGATCGTTACGCTTTTCGTTTGTATGTACAAAGCGGTGTGCGCTGGATCTGGGGGGGAGGATTGTTGATGATTGCGGGCGCATTGTTAAGCGGATGGCGGGGGAGGAAGCGCGATGAATAA
- the nrfD gene encoding cytochrome c nitrite reductase subunit NrfD, whose translation MTQASAFHFESLVWDWPIAIYLFLVGISAGLVTLAVLLRRFYPQAGGADSTLLRTTLIVGPGAVILGLLILVFHLTRPWTFWKLMFHYSFTSVMSMGVMLFQLYMVVLVLWLAKIFEHDLLALQQRWLPKLGIVQKVLNLLSPVHRGLETLMLVLAVLLGAYTGFLLSALKSYPFLNNPILPVLFLFSGISSGAAVALIAMAIRQRSNPHSTEAHFVHRMEIPVVWGEIFLLVAFFVGLALGDDGKARALVAALGGGFWTWWFWLGVAGLGLIVPMLLKPWVNRSSGISAVLAACGASLVGVLMLRFFILYAGQLTVA comes from the coding sequence ATGACGCAGGCTTCCGCATTTCATTTTGAATCACTGGTGTGGGACTGGCCGATTGCCATCTATCTGTTTTTGGTGGGGATTTCTGCCGGGCTGGTGACGCTGGCGGTGTTGCTGCGTCGCTTCTACCCGCAGGCGGGCGGCGCAGACAGTACGTTGCTGCGTACCACGCTGATTGTCGGGCCTGGCGCGGTGATCCTCGGTCTGTTGATCCTCGTCTTCCACCTGACGAGACCGTGGACCTTCTGGAAGCTGATGTTCCACTACAGTTTTACCTCGGTGATGTCGATGGGGGTAATGCTGTTTCAGCTCTACATGGTGGTGCTGGTGCTGTGGCTGGCGAAAATCTTTGAACACGATTTGCTTGCCCTGCAACAACGCTGGTTGCCGAAGCTGGGGATCGTGCAAAAGGTTCTGAACCTGCTGTCACCCGTTCATCGCGGACTGGAAACGCTGATGCTGGTGCTGGCGGTGCTGCTGGGGGCTTATACAGGCTTTCTGCTGTCGGCGCTGAAATCGTATCCGTTCCTCAATAACCCGATCCTGCCGGTGCTGTTCCTCTTCTCCGGCATCTCGTCCGGTGCGGCGGTGGCGCTGATCGCCATGGCGATACGCCAGCGCAGTAATCCGCATTCCACGGAAGCGCACTTTGTTCACCGTATGGAAATCCCTGTGGTATGGGGTGAAATCTTCCTGCTGGTGGCGTTTTTCGTCGGCCTGGCGCTGGGCGATGACGGTAAAGCTCGTGCGCTGGTGGCGGCGTTGGGCGGTGGTTTCTGGACGTGGTGGTTCTGGCTTGGTGTCGCCGGGCTGGGGCTGATTGTGCCAATGTTGCTCAAACCGTGGGTGAATCGCAGTTCCGGCATTTCTGCCGTGCTGGCGGCGTGTGGAGCCAGCCTGGTCGGTGTGTTGATGCTGCGTTTTTTCATTCTCTACGCCGGACAGTTGACGGTGGCGTAA
- the nrfC gene encoding cytochrome c nitrite reductase Fe-S protein, producing MTWSRRQFLTGVGVLAAVSGTAGRVVAKTLNINGVRYGMVHDESLCIGCTACMDACREVNKVPEGVSRLTIIRSEPLGEFPDVKYRFFRKSCQHCDHAPCVDVCPTGASFRDAASGIVDVNPDLCVGCQYCIAACPYRVRFIHPVTKTADKCDFCRKTNLQAGKLPACVEACPTKALTFGNLDDPNSEISQLLRQKPSYRYKLALGTKPKLYRVPFKYGEVSQ from the coding sequence ATGACCTGGTCACGTCGCCAGTTTCTCACCGGCGTCGGCGTGCTGGCAGCCGTCAGCGGCACCGCAGGACGCGTGGTGGCGAAAACGTTGAATATCAATGGCGTGCGTTACGGCATGGTGCATGACGAGTCGTTATGCATCGGCTGTACCGCCTGTATGGATGCTTGTCGGGAAGTAAACAAGGTGCCGGAAGGTGTCTCGCGCCTGACGATTATTCGTAGCGAGCCACTGGGCGAATTTCCTGATGTGAAATATCGCTTCTTCCGTAAGTCTTGCCAGCACTGCGACCATGCGCCTTGCGTTGACGTCTGCCCGACCGGCGCCTCTTTTCGCGATGCCGCCAGCGGGATTGTCGATGTTAATCCGGATCTCTGCGTCGGTTGTCAGTACTGCATCGCCGCCTGTCCGTACCGCGTGCGCTTTATCCATCCGGTCACGAAGACGGCGGACAAATGCGATTTCTGCCGTAAGACCAATTTACAGGCCGGTAAGCTACCCGCGTGCGTTGAAGCTTGCCCGACGAAAGCACTGACGTTTGGCAATCTGGACGATCCTAACAGTGAGATTTCGCAACTGCTGCGCCAGAAGCCCTCTTACCGCTACAAGCTGGCGCTGGGAACCAAACCGAAGCTGTACCGCGTACCGTTTAAATACGGGGAGGTGAGTCAATGA
- the nrfB gene encoding cytochrome c nitrite reductase pentaheme subunit, whose translation MSVLRSLLTAGVLASGLLWSLNGITATPAAQASGDRYEVTQQRNPDAACLDCHKPDTEGMHGKHASVINPNNKLPVTCTNCHGQPSPQHREGVKDVMRFNEPMYNVGEQNSVCMSCHLPEQLQKAFWPHDVHVTKVACASCHSLHPQQDTMQTLSDKGRIKICVDCHSDQRTNPNFNPASVPLLKEQP comes from the coding sequence ATGAGCGTATTACGTTCGTTATTAACTGCCGGGGTGCTGGCGTCGGGCCTGTTGTGGAGCCTGAACGGAATTACCGCTACCCCTGCGGCGCAGGCATCTGGTGATCGCTACGAAGTTACCCAGCAGCGTAACCCGGATGCCGCCTGTCTGGACTGTCATAAGCCAGACACCGAAGGTATGCATGGCAAACATGCTTCCGTTATCAACCCGAATAATAAATTGCCGGTTACCTGCACCAACTGTCACGGCCAGCCGTCACCGCAACACCGCGAAGGGGTGAAAGATGTGATGCGCTTTAACGAGCCGATGTACAACGTTGGTGAGCAGAACAGTGTTTGTATGTCCTGCCATCTGCCGGAACAGTTGCAAAAAGCGTTCTGGCCGCACGATGTCCACGTGACTAAAGTGGCGTGCGCCAGCTGCCATTCCCTGCATCCACAGCAAGATACGATGCAGACGTTAAGTGACAAAGGACGGATTAAGATTTGCGTCGATTGCCACAGCGATCAGCGCACCAATCCGAACTTTAACCCGGCGTCTGTTCCGTTGCTTAAGGAGCAGCCATGA
- the nrfA gene encoding ammonia-forming nitrite reductase cytochrome c552 subunit — MTRIKINARRIFSLLIPFFFFTSVHAEQTAAPAKPVTVEAKNETFAPQHPDQYLSWKATSEQSERVDALAEDPRLVILWAGYPFSRDYNKPRGHAFAVTDVRETLRTGAPKNAEDGPLPMACWSCKSPDVARLIQKDGEDGYFHGKWARGGPEIVNNLGCADCHNTASPEFAKGKPELTLSRPYAARAMDAIGKPFEKAGRFDQQSMVCGQCHVEYYFDGKNKAVKFPWDDGMKVENMEQYYDKIAFSDWTNSLSKTPMLKAQHPEYETWSAGIHGKNNVTCIDCHMPKVQNAEGKLYTDHKIGNPFDNFAQTCANCHTQDKATLQKVVAERKQSINDLKIKVEDQLVHAHFEAKAALDAGATEAEMKPIQDDIRHAQWRWDLAIASHGIHMHAPEEGLRMLGTAMDKAADARTKLARLLATKGITHEIQIPDISTKEKAQQAIGLNMEQIKAEKQDFIKTVIPQWEEQARKNGLLSQ, encoded by the coding sequence ATGACAAGGATAAAAATAAACGCACGCCGTATCTTCAGCTTATTGATTCCTTTTTTCTTTTTCACTTCTGTTCACGCTGAACAAACGGCCGCTCCCGCGAAACCTGTAACTGTGGAAGCGAAGAATGAAACCTTTGCCCCGCAGCACCCCGATCAATATCTCTCCTGGAAAGCCACCTCGGAACAATCAGAGCGTGTTGACGCACTGGCGGAAGATCCACGTCTGGTGATCCTGTGGGCGGGGTATCCCTTCTCACGCGATTACAACAAGCCGCGTGGACATGCCTTTGCTGTGACCGATGTACGTGAAACGTTGCGTACCGGTGCGCCGAAAAACGCTGAAGATGGTCCGCTACCGATGGCATGCTGGAGTTGTAAAAGCCCGGATGTGGCGCGTCTGATCCAGAAAGACGGTGAAGATGGCTACTTCCACGGTAAATGGGCGCGCGGCGGCCCGGAAATCGTCAACAATTTAGGTTGTGCCGATTGCCATAACACTGCCTCACCAGAGTTCGCCAAAGGCAAGCCGGAGTTAACCCTTTCCCGTCCGTATGCGGCTCGCGCGATGGACGCCATTGGTAAACCTTTTGAGAAAGCCGGACGTTTCGACCAGCAATCGATGGTTTGCGGTCAGTGCCATGTGGAGTATTACTTCGACGGCAAAAACAAAGCCGTTAAATTCCCGTGGGATGACGGCATGAAAGTCGAAAACATGGAGCAGTATTACGACAAAATTGCCTTCTCTGACTGGACTAACTCCCTGTCGAAAACGCCAATGCTGAAAGCGCAGCACCCGGAATATGAAACCTGGAGTGCGGGCATTCACGGTAAAAACAACGTGACCTGTATCGACTGCCATATGCCAAAAGTGCAGAACGCCGAAGGCAAACTCTACACCGACCATAAAATTGGCAATCCGTTTGATAACTTCGCCCAGACTTGTGCGAACTGCCATACCCAGGACAAAGCCACGCTGCAAAAAGTGGTCGCGGAGCGTAAACAGTCGATTAACGACCTGAAAATCAAGGTCGAAGATCAACTGGTTCACGCCCACTTCGAAGCGAAAGCGGCGCTGGATGCTGGCGCGACGGAAGCCGAAATGAAGCCGATTCAGGACGATATCCGTCATGCTCAGTGGCGTTGGGATCTGGCGATCGCTTCCCACGGCATTCATATGCACGCGCCGGAAGAAGGTCTGCGGATGCTTGGCACGGCGATGGATAAAGCGGCGGATGCGCGTACCAAACTGGCGCGTTTGCTGGCGACCAAAGGCATCACCCATGAAATCCAGATCCCGGATATCTCGACCAAAGAGAAAGCCCAGCAGGCCATTGGCCTGAACATGGAACAAATCAAGGCCGAGAAGCAGGACTTCATCAAAACGGTGATCCCACAGTGGGAAGAGCAGGCACGTAAAAACGGTCTGTTAAGCCAATAA
- the acs gene encoding acetate--CoA ligase, producing the protein MSQIHKHTIPANIADRCLINPQQYEAMYQQSINAPDTFWGEQGKILDWIKPYQKVKNTSFAPGNVSIKWYEDGTLNLAANCLDRHLQENGDRTAIIWEGDDASQSKHISYKELHRDVCRFANTLLELGIKKGDVVAIYMPMVPEAAVAMLACARIGAVHSVIFGGFSPEAVAGRIIDSNSRLVITSDEGVRAGRSIPLKKNVDDALKNPNVTSIEHVVVLKRTGGKIDWQEGRDLWWHDLVEQTSDQHQPEEVNAEDPLFILYTSGSTGKPKGVLHTTGGYLVYAALTFKYVFDYHPGDIYWCTADVGWVTGHSYLLYGPLACGATTLMFEGVPNWPTPARMAQVVDKHQVNILYTAPTAIRALMAEGDKAIEGTDRSSLRILGSVGEPINPEAWEWYWKKIGNEKCPVVDTWWQTETGGFMITPLPGATELKAGSATRPFFGVQPALVDNEGNPLEGATEGSLVITDSWPGQARTLFGDHERFEQTYFSTFKNMYFSGDGARRDEDGYYWITGRVDDVLNVSGHRLGTAEIESALVAHPKIAEAAVVGIPHNIKGQAIYAYVTLNHGEEPSPELYAEVRNWVRKEIGPLATPDVLHWTDSLPKTRSGKIMRRILRKIAAGDTSNLGDTSTLADPGVVEKLLEEKQAIAMPS; encoded by the coding sequence ATGAGTCAAATTCACAAACACACCATTCCTGCCAACATCGCAGACCGTTGCCTGATAAACCCTCAGCAGTACGAGGCGATGTATCAACAATCTATTAACGCACCAGATACCTTCTGGGGCGAACAGGGAAAAATTCTCGACTGGATCAAACCCTACCAGAAGGTGAAAAACACCTCCTTTGCCCCGGGTAATGTGTCCATTAAATGGTACGAGGACGGCACGCTAAATCTGGCGGCCAACTGCCTCGACCGCCATCTGCAAGAAAACGGCGATCGCACTGCTATCATCTGGGAAGGCGATGACGCCAGCCAGAGCAAACATATCAGCTATAAAGAGCTGCACCGCGACGTCTGCCGCTTCGCCAATACCCTGCTTGAGCTGGGCATTAAAAAAGGTGATGTGGTGGCGATTTATATGCCGATGGTGCCGGAAGCCGCAGTCGCGATGTTGGCCTGCGCCCGCATTGGTGCGGTGCATTCGGTGATTTTCGGCGGCTTCTCGCCGGAAGCCGTTGCCGGACGTATTATCGATTCCAACTCACGATTGGTGATCACTTCCGACGAAGGTGTACGCGCTGGACGCAGCATTCCGCTGAAGAAAAACGTCGATGACGCGCTGAAAAATCCGAACGTCACCAGCATTGAACATGTGGTTGTACTGAAGCGTACTGGCGGGAAAATCGACTGGCAGGAAGGGCGCGACCTGTGGTGGCACGACCTGGTTGAGCAAACGAGCGATCAGCACCAGCCGGAAGAAGTAAACGCCGAAGATCCGTTGTTTATTCTCTACACCTCCGGTTCTACCGGTAAGCCGAAAGGCGTGCTGCACACTACCGGCGGTTATCTGGTATACGCGGCGCTGACCTTTAAATATGTCTTTGATTATCATCCGGGCGATATCTACTGGTGCACCGCCGATGTGGGCTGGGTTACCGGACACAGTTACTTGCTGTATGGTCCGCTGGCCTGCGGGGCAACCACGCTGATGTTTGAAGGCGTACCGAACTGGCCGACGCCTGCCCGTATGGCACAGGTGGTGGATAAGCATCAGGTCAATATTCTCTATACCGCACCCACGGCGATTCGCGCACTGATGGCGGAAGGCGATAAAGCGATTGAAGGCACCGATCGTTCGTCGCTACGCATTCTTGGTTCTGTGGGCGAGCCAATTAACCCAGAAGCGTGGGAGTGGTACTGGAAGAAGATCGGCAACGAGAAATGTCCGGTGGTCGATACCTGGTGGCAGACCGAAACCGGCGGTTTCATGATTACCCCACTACCTGGCGCTACCGAGCTGAAAGCCGGTTCGGCAACACGTCCGTTCTTCGGCGTGCAACCGGCGCTGGTCGATAACGAAGGTAACCCGCTGGAAGGCGCTACCGAAGGCAGCCTGGTGATCACCGACTCCTGGCCGGGTCAGGCGCGCACGCTGTTTGGCGATCACGAGCGTTTTGAACAGACCTACTTTTCCACCTTCAAAAATATGTATTTCAGTGGCGATGGCGCGCGTCGTGACGAAGATGGCTATTACTGGATCACCGGGCGCGTGGACGACGTGTTGAACGTCTCCGGTCACCGTCTGGGGACAGCGGAGATTGAGTCGGCGCTGGTGGCGCATCCGAAGATAGCCGAAGCCGCTGTCGTCGGTATTCCGCACAATATTAAAGGTCAGGCGATCTACGCCTACGTCACGCTTAATCACGGGGAGGAACCGTCACCAGAACTGTACGCAGAAGTCCGCAACTGGGTGCGTAAAGAGATTGGCCCGCTGGCAACGCCAGACGTGCTGCACTGGACCGACTCCCTGCCTAAAACCCGCTCCGGCAAAATTATGCGCCGTATTCTGCGCAAAATTGCGGCGGGCGATACCAGCAACCTGGGCGATACCTCGACGCTTGCCGATCCTGGCGTAGTCGAGAAGCTGCTTGAAGAGAAGCAGGCTATCGCAATGCCATCGTAA
- a CDS encoding DUF485 domain-containing protein, translating into MNGTIYQRIEDNAHFRELVEKRQRFATILSIIMLAVYIGFILLIAFAPGWLGTPLNPNTSVTRGIPVGVGVIVISFVLTGIYIWRANGEFDRLNNEVLHEVQAS; encoded by the coding sequence ATGAATGGCACTATTTATCAGCGGATAGAAGACAATGCGCATTTCAGGGAGTTAGTCGAAAAACGGCAACGGTTTGCCACCATCCTGTCGATTATTATGCTGGCAGTTTATATCGGCTTTATTTTACTGATCGCCTTCGCGCCCGGCTGGCTGGGCACTCCGCTGAACCCGAACACCAGCGTCACACGCGGGATTCCAGTCGGTGTTGGAGTGATTGTGATCTCCTTTGTTCTCACTGGTATCTACATCTGGCGGGCGAACGGCGAATTTGACCGTCTTAATAATGAAGTCCTGCATGAGGTACAAGCATCATGA